Below is a window of Andreesenia angusta DNA.
TGTCCTGAGTAAATGCACCTGCTTTTCCTCTGCATAGGTTCCTAGAGAACTGATCTAGTACTATTATTTCCGCCAACCTACCTTCAAGGCTCTCTCTCCAGCTTGAAAGAAGCCCCTGGCATCCTCTTTTCCATATCTCATAGAAATTGTCGTATATCTGCCTGTCGAAATCTTCACTTTTTTTGAACCAGTAAGGACGGTTATCTGGATCAAACCAGAAGTCCAGCACCATTTTCCATTCTTCGTTTTTTAATCTACTCATAAGAAATGCACCCCTTTCTAGTATCTTTAATTGTTATTATACCCCAATCTCCATATAAGACACTTTTATAGTCCCATATGGTCTGCAAGTTTTGAAAATTAAAGGCCTGATCCCTTCGAACTATTAGTCGAGAAATCAAGCCTTGTTTTAAATTCTGTATAGTATTTTAAACTTAAGAGTAATTTTAGCCTTCTATAACAATTTCAGAAGATATTGACGCCGAATTCTTTATAGTATCTCCGACAGGGCAAGTTTCTTCTACAAACTTTACAAATTCCTCTATTTCTGCTCTTGAGTTTTTGGCTTTGACATGAGATTTACATCTTATTGCTTGAATTCCAGGCTTCACTGTCTTATCTCCTTGGAATCCACGAACATCTAAATCCCCTTCAACTTCAACCCAGTACTCTTCTAGTTCTATTCCTTTTGCCTTTGCATAGCAAGATGCTACAATAGCTTGACATGCACCTAGCGCGCACAGCGTTGCTGCTATTGGATTCATTCCTGTATCTGATCCACCTAATTCCTTAGGCTCGTCTAGCACAAACCTGTGGTCTCCTGATTGGCACTCTACAGCCATACCTTCCATTAATTTCGCTGTTCCCCTGAATACAGTTAATGACATAGTCATTCCTCCTTTTTGAATGTAGGGACATTATATATAGCCTTTTTACAATCCCTACTATAGTCATAGTATCAGAAAGCTCAGTTTATTTAAATCATATTTTTTTAATTTCATCTCACCGAATCACAACTTTTGCTCTAATGTCTTCCAAGATACAGAGTATCTAGAGTTTGAACCTTAAGATTATCCCTCTTTTTTCTATCCAAGCGCCACGTCTAGAATCATCATCACTGTAAATCCGAACAGACATCCCAGAGTGGCGATGTCCGTCTTAGATCCACCCTCTTCTCTCTGTGCCTCTGGAATAAGTTCTTCCACCACTACGTATATCATAGCTCCTGCCGCAAACGCCAGCGCATAAGGCAGTATATGCTGCATCTTTATGACCGCATAGGCACCTACAACGCCGGATATAGGCTCTACAATCCCCGAAGCCTGCCCATATAGAAAGGCTTTTTTTCTGCTGAATCCCTCTCGTCTAAGAGGAATAGAGACTGCAGCTCCCTCCGGGAAGTTCTGAAGCCCTATTCCTATTGCGAGCGCCACAGCCCCAGCGAGTGAGGCGCCTGTTCCTAGGTCTGAGGCTACTGCTCCGAAAGCCACCCCTACTGCCAGACCCTCCGGTATGTTGTGAAGAGTTATGGCCAACACTAGCAGTATGCTTCTCTGCCAGTTTGTCTTTATTCCTTCGGCCTTGTTTGTATCAAGTCCCATATGCAGGTGGGGAAGCAACTTGTCTACTGCGTAGAGAAATCCTCCCCCTGACAAAAAACCTATCGCCGCTGTAATATATGCAACCTGTCCTAGCTCTTCTGCCATCTCTATACCCGGTGCAAGCAGCGACCAGAAACTTGCAGCTATCATTACTCCAGCCGCAAATCCTAGCATTCCATTGAGAACTTTCTTGTTTATAGTTTTAAAGAAGAAAACGAGCGAAGCTCCAAGCGCAGTGACTCCCCAGGTGAACATAGTTGCAAGCAACGCCTGCTGAACGTGGCTGAATCGTCCTATCCATTCAATCATTTGTATTCCTCCTTAAAACATCTCTATAAGTCCTCGGCTACCATCGTACCAGTACTGCTTCAAGTCTTCGTACATCCCCTCGAGATACCTATCATCTGATGCCGCGCTTTTTCCCACATAGCCCTCTCCTGCCTCGAATGTCTCAAATCTGAACCTGAGACCATCTGTATCTCTATCGCCTACGATTGTAGATATGTAGATTTCGCCCTCTTCAGTAACCCTTATCTGATTGTCCACACTGTCGTCAGCACTTGCGATAAGGTCCTTGAACTCCTCCGGTGTAAG
It encodes the following:
- a CDS encoding ZIP family metal transporter, whose protein sequence is MIEWIGRFSHVQQALLATMFTWGVTALGASLVFFFKTINKKVLNGMLGFAAGVMIAASFWSLLAPGIEMAEELGQVAYITAAIGFLSGGGFLYAVDKLLPHLHMGLDTNKAEGIKTNWQRSILLVLAITLHNIPEGLAVGVAFGAVASDLGTGASLAGAVALAIGIGLQNFPEGAAVSIPLRREGFSRKKAFLYGQASGIVEPISGVVGAYAVIKMQHILPYALAFAAGAMIYVVVEELIPEAQREEGGSKTDIATLGCLFGFTVMMILDVALG
- a CDS encoding OsmC family protein, with protein sequence MSLTVFRGTAKLMEGMAVECQSGDHRFVLDEPKELGGSDTGMNPIAATLCALGACQAIVASCYAKAKGIELEEYWVEVEGDLDVRGFQGDKTVKPGIQAIRCKSHVKAKNSRAEIEEFVKFVEETCPVGDTIKNSASISSEIVIEG